Proteins from one Candida orthopsilosis Co 90-125, chromosome 2 draft sequence genomic window:
- a CDS encoding mannosyltransferase, whose amino-acid sequence MYINHPRARLPPSIKLFGLIFLIRLVNAISIQTFFQADEFYQSLEPAHNFIYGYGYITWEWHAKLRSSIHPLIYSLGYKIARENKQLIWFIPKLINSLIATVMEYQLYRFVQVYSRDSNLARITLILSLLNPFNWYVLTRSFSNNLETCLTVCALRYWPWKGKVSGYNWYLSLGFGFLSCIIRPTNVILWIPLGLWLLTRLQISFTWVISSITEVCALFSLSIALDYYFYQDFTIPLYNFLQFNVVKNLSIFYGVAPWHFYLFQAVPLMMMLYLPLLVYGLGKDSLLISSLVYLVGFSSIQHKEFRFIMPLQPIMLYYAARGYQKLKRFKQYVPLAIFLNILIAIFFGNVNERGVMKVLDFMKAHKDATFGFLTPCHSTPWQSHLHNPDLRAWFLTCEPPLHLSHFSSQELKSYRDQSDVFYNNPELFIKDNLGSSLDYPEFIVVFSPLKELIKQELGNYILYKQYFNSFFHWDSRRSGDLIIFKREEQSDLDSMSV is encoded by the coding sequence ATGTACATCAATCACCCAAGAGCGAGACTACCGCCTTCAATTAAACTCTTTGGCTTAATATTCCTTATAAGATTAGTTAATGCTATTTCAATACAAACATTTTTTCAAGCTGATGAGTTTTACCAGTCTTTAGAACCAGCTCACAATTTCATTTACGGCTATGGTTATATAACCTGGGAATGGCACGCCAAATTAAGATCATCTATACATCCCCTAATTTACTCGTTGGGCTACAAAATTGCACGAGAAAATAAGCAGCTTATATGGTTTATTCccaaattgatcaatagTTTAATTGCGACGGTTATGGAATATCAACTATACCgatttgttcaagtttATTCGAGGGATAGCAATTTAGCTCGTATCACGTTGATTTTGTCCCTATTGAATCCATTCAATTGGTATGTTTTAACAAGatcattttccaataatttgGAGACATGTCTAACGGTATGTGCATTGAGGTACTGGCCGTGGAAGGGGAAAGTTAGCGGTTACAATTGGTATCTTAGCTTGGGCTTTGGTTTCCTTAGCTGTATTATACGACCAACAAATGTTATACTATGGATACCTTTGGGTCTTTGGCTTTTGACAAGATTACAAATCAGTTTTACATGGGTGATATCTTCAATAACGGAAGTGTGTGCGttattttcattgtcaATAGCGCTTGATTACTACTTTTACCAGGATTTCACTATACCACTTTATAACTTCCTTCAATTCAATGTTGTTaagaatttgtcaatattcTACGGTGTTGCTCCGTGGCACTTTTATTTGTTTCAGGCAGTGCCattaatgatgatgctaTATTTGCCTTTGCTAGTGTATGGTTTAGGCAAAGATCTGCTATTGATTAGTAGTCTCGTTTATTTGGTGGGATTCTCCTCAATTCAACACAAAGAGTTCCGTTTTATTATGCCATTACAGCCAATTATGTTATACTATGCAGCTCGTGGCtatcaaaagttgaaacGCTTTAAACAGTATGTCCCACTTGCCATATTTTTAAACATCCTTATTGCAATATTTTTCGGTAATGTTAATGAAAGAGGTGTTATGAAGGTTTTGGATTTTATGAAAGCACACAAGGACGCTACTTTTGGCTTCTTGACACCTTGCCATTCGACCCCATGGCAAAGCCATTTGCACAACCCTGATTTGAGAGCATGGTTTTTGACCTGCGAGCCACCACTACATTTACTGCATTTCTCATCACAGGAACTAAAATCATATCGAGACCAATCTGATGTGTTCTACAATAATCCCGAACTTTTTATCAAAGACAACCTTGGGTCAAGTTTGGACTATCCAGAGTTTATTGTTGTCTTTTCACCCTTGAAAGAGTTGATAAAACAAGAATTGGGCAATTACATCTTGTACAAGCAATATTTCAATAGCTTTTTTCACTGGGACAGCAGGAGAAGTGGCgatttgattatttttAAGAGAGAAGAGCAAAGTGATCTAGATAGCATGAGTGTATAG